A window of Theropithecus gelada isolate Dixy chromosome 8, Tgel_1.0, whole genome shotgun sequence genomic DNA:
gcccgggaggcggagtttgcagtgagccgagattgcgccactacactccagcctgggtgacagagcgagactcccatctaaaaaaaaaaagaaaagtacaggctGTGATCTTCCTTCCATTCATATGATCCTAGGCAGCTTCAAAGGACAAGGAGGGTTTCTGAGCCTCTTCGCACCCTAGGGCCTTTCAGCCTCCCAGGAAGGCTGCATATGGGAACAGTGATCAGGAACCCTGGCCTCACTGGCTCTGTGGGCTGCTCCCATGTTATCCTTTCTGCTCAGCCTCCCTGAGAAGGAGGTTCAGCTATAAGGTGGCCCAGTTAAAATCCAGCCGCCcatgaaaatatttccaacatgGACAGGAGCGTTTAAAGAGGGTGCTGTGGCAGAAAAGCCAGCTACAGTTGGCAGAATTAGTTCAGTGGTTACATGTAGCAGGTGGTCCTTACTGTGATAAAGCATCAACCAAAAATATAATCCCACAGTAGTTGAGAGCTGCTGTTGATGCACCCAGCACTTGCTCACAGATCTGAGAGTCCAGGGCAAGGATGTGGCCTCTTAGATAAAACAAGCAGCAGCGCAAAACCAGAATAAGGCGGAAATGCCCAGATATGTTACTTGTCTCCAGCTGGTACAGTCAGCATCAGATACTGACGGATATTGGCCCAGAGCAGTGGGTGAGGGGCCATGTCCCAGCTGTGCACCCCGATGCTCTTGACCACCACTGTGCCCCCTGGTGGGTGGTTCCTGGCACCCCTCAACAAAGCCTTGCTGTCAGCCTGGCCCTGCTCTCTCTgccactgctttatttttttttgagatggagtctctgttgcccaggctggagtgcagtggcatgatcttggctcactgcaacgtctgcctcccaggttcaagtgattcttgtgcctcaacctctcaagtagctgggattacaggcatgagccaccgtgcctggccaccctGCTCTCTTATCTTTACAGTAGGGGAAGGCTTGGGAGGAGTGCCAGGCGAGCCCTGTTGAAGGAGCAGGCATTCTGAGGTGGTGCGGTTGTGCAGGGAAAGAAGCACATGAGGACCAGGGCTGGAGATGCCTCCTGTCCTCACAGCCCTTGAGCGTTCCTGCTGCACAGTGAAGCTGAAACGGCTGCCTACTCTGACTCTCCAGGACTGACTGGAAGACCTTTAGAGGTCCCTGGAAGCCGGAGACTCACCACTGATGGTTAGGAGTGGGCAGGAACCGAAGCTTGAAGCCCTGTAACTGGGCTGTGCATTCATGTGGGGTAGACTTGGGCTGGTTATAGCTGTGGCCACGTGGTCGTGGGTGTGAACGTGATTGTGTCGTGGTGGGGACCGTGGTTGTCATGACCATAGCCATGTGCTGTGGTTGCATCCTGTCATGGTTGTGATCACAGACATCAAGGAGATGtctgacctcagcagaggagccCTCTAGGGTTACAGAGTAGGACAGAAGCCTGTGCTTACTTGGAGAGTCCAGAAAGGGCGCAGATGTCTGGAAGACCTCCTGGGGGCCTCCAGAAAGTTGCAGCCCCAGGGAAGAAGTCAGTGTGGTCTTGGGGGTGGCCACGCACAGCCCAGGGAGAAGCAGGGGAGGTGGCCAGGTGTGAGTTGGCAGCAGCAGCCAGGAGGCAGCTGAGGGGGCTGGGTCCTGCTCAGAGAAGCACACCCCAGAGAGTAGCCATGAACGGCCTAGGTGCCCAGTGCTTTTCTGAGCTCACCAAGTTAAGTCCCTTGGCAGCTCTTCCAGCCCCATTTTCCTTGTCAGAATCCATGCCCTCCATTCAGAACTCAGACCCTGTACTGTTTCCTCACCAGCTAGGATGCTGGAGCCCCTGACCCCACAGCCCATGGTAGCTACCCACCCTTCCGGTCTTGCTTTGTATTCTTTGCCTCTGCATGGACTTTGCCCCACACCAGTGCCCTGTAGGATGGATCTCTCTGCTCACAGACCCTAGCCCCGCTGTAGGCCGTGTTGCTCTCAGCACTCTGCCCTGTGCATAATGAACACTTCATTGCTATTGAATGAGTGAACAAAGTAAAAAGCATGAAACCAGATCTGAGAACTGCCAAAGGCTCCACCTTCTCTTGCACGCTTCCACCTGGGGCCTCGCAGGGCTCAGTGCAGCCGTCCTGGGAGCCTTGATTCCCGGCCCCCGCATTTATAGTCTTGTCATTTCTCTGAGCACAAGGCCTAAGGAACGTCTTTGTTCGTGTTTATTTCAGATTCTACGATTAGGACTGAAAATGAGCAGTCCTGTGAGGACATGGACATCCTAAAATCGGAATCCTATGGGACAGTCATCAGAATCTCCCCACAGGACTTTCCTCAGAATCCTGGCTTTGGAGACGTTTCTGATTCTGAGGTCTGGTTAGACAGTCATTTGGGCAGTCGTGGGCTGAGAATGACAGGCTCTACCTTTCAGAATAACTGTTTGAATGAGGAGACTGTGGTTCCGAAGACCTTCATCAAGGATGCTGCCCAGGGATGTAAGGAGCTGGGAAGCAGCATCCTGGATTGTCAGCCTCctgaaagtcagagagagagtgCAGAAGGGACGTCCCAGAGGTGCGAGGGGTGTGGGAAAGGCTTCAGAGCCACTTCAGACATTGCTCTGCATTGGAAAGTTAATACACAGAAAATTAGCAGATGTCAAGAATGCCAAAAAAAGTTATCTGACTGCTTGCAGGGGAAACATCCAAATAACTGTCATGGAGAGAAGCCGTACGAATGTGCAGAGTGTGGGAAAGTCTTCAGGCTCTGCTCGCAGCTTAATCAGCATCAGAGAATCCACACGGGAGAGAAACCCTTTAAATGCACTGAGTGTGGAAAATCCTTCCGCCTGAGCTCAAAACTTATTCAGCATCAAAGAATTCACACTGGGGAGAAGCCCTACAGATGTGaggaatgtggaaaagcctttgGTCAGAGCTCAAGCCTCATCCACCATCAGAGAATCCACACAGGAGAGAGGCCCTATGGTTGTcgtgaatgtgggaaagccttcagccAGCAGTCGCAGCTGGTTAGACACCAGAGAACTCACACTGGGGAGAGGCCCTACCCTTGCAAGgagtgtgggaaggccttcagcCAGAGCTCCACCCTAGCCCAGCATCAAAGGATGCACACTGGGGAGAAAGCTCAAATTCTAAGAGCCTCAGACAGTCCAAGCCTTGTTGCACATCAGAGAATTCACGCTGTAGAGAAACCATTTAAGTGTGATGAGTGTGGGAAAGCTTTTAGGTGGATCTCTCGCCTGAGTCAGCATCAGCtgattcacactggagagaagccttataAATGCAACAAGTGTACAAAAGCCTTTGGTTGTAGTTCACGACTTATTCGCCATCagagaactcacactggagaaaaaccaTTTAAATGTGATGAGTGTGGCAAAGGCTTTGTTCAGGGTTCACACCTTATTCAGCATCAGCGaatccacactggagagaaaccctatgtgTGTAATGACTGTGGAAAAGCCTTCAGTCAGAGTTCCAGCCTTATTTACCATCAGAGAATCCATAAAGGAGAGAAGCCCTATGAATGCCTCCAGTGCGGAAAAGCCTTCAGCATGAGCACACAGCTTACAATACATCAAAGGGTTCACACTGGAGAGAGGCCCTATAAATGTAacgaatgtgggaaagccttcagtcaAAACTCAACCCTTTTCCAGCACCAGATAATTCATGCAGGAGTGAAGCCCTATGAGTGCAgtgaatgtggaaaagccttcagcCGGAGCTCGTATCTTATTGAACACCAGAGAATACACACTAGGGCCCAGTGGTTTTACGAATATGGGAGTGCCCTGGAAGGGTCCACCTTTGTGAGCCGTAAAAAGGTTAAtactataaagaaactgcatcagtgtgaagactgtgagaaaatatttaggTGGCGTTCACACCTAATTATACaccagagaattcacactggGGAGAAGCCTTATAAATGCAATGactgtggcaaagcttttaatcGGAGCTCACGGCTTACCCAGCATCAAAAAATTCACACGGGATAGACCACTtatgtataaatgtgtatatatgtgaataAACCTACAGCCTTAACTTATTTTATATGGGATCATTTATACTGACAAACACGTAGAATGTTGGTAAAGATTCAGAATTACTCTCAAAAAAATCCAacataaggccgggcgtggtggttcatgcctgtcatcccagcactttgggaggccgaggtgggtggatcacgaggtcaggagatcaagaccatcctggctaacacagtgaaaccccgtctctactaaaatttagctgagtgtggtggcgggcacctgtggtcccagctacttgggaggctgaggcaggagaatggcgtcaacccaggagacagagcttgcagggagctgagatcgtgccactgcgcttcagcctgggcaacagagcgagactctgtctcaaaaaaaaagaaaaaaatccaacttcatataaaatgtatgttaatTTGCTGAAATGTTTGACCTTAACCTGTTCAATAAAGCCTGTGTCCCTCACACCCAGGGTGCAGTCTGCAGTTTGAGTTCACAGGTCCCTGTGAATGAGGAAGCGGCACAAGAAAGGCTCTGCGAGCACTGTTAGACTTAGTAGGTTAAAATAATTTACCTCAACTATTTCCCCTTAAGGATCAATGGCTCACACTGGCTTCAACAATAAGGAAATGCATTAGCTCATGTTGGAGGAGGTCCAGGAGTGCCTAGAATTCCAACTTCACATTAGATCCTTATCTTAGAACTTAACCCAGCCAGGGCCCAGCCCTATCCCCTTCTTCAGAGAGGCAGGCTGGGCTAGCAGGTACACACCATCACTACTGGTGCGGTTGGCATTCATGGAGCACATATCAGTGCCAGGCACAGAAGCAAGGTGTCACAGCACATGTTCTGAGGTCACACTTGTGTCCCAGGGgcttgctgtgtgacccaggACATCATTGCCCTCCCTGAAACTCGGAGCCTTATTTGCGTATCTGAAAACATGCACTGTGAGAGGGCACTGAGAGGAAACAATGTAGAAGAACACGTCTCACTGCCTGTCAGAGAACGAGCATGCAAGTGAATGCTAGTACACCCACCCCTGTCCATGCCAGTGTCTCCAGCACACCCGTGTGTGCACAGGCCCTCAGGCTGATGACTGTCTTGTACCGGCGCAGTTGCCCCactttttttgggtgggggggaGGGTGGAACGTGGTGAGGAGGAAATATAGacagtggagaaaaagaaaaaatggaccaggcacggtgactcacacctgtaatcccagcacttgggaggccaaggtgggtggatcacgaggtcaggagatgaagaccatcctggctaacacggtgaaaccccatctctactaaaaatacaaaaaaattagccgggtgcggtggtgtagtcccagctactcaggaggctgaggcaggagaatggcgtgaacctgggaggtggagcttgcagtgagccgagatcgcgccaccgcactccagcctaggtgacagagcgagactacgtctcaaaaaataaaagaaaaagacgaAAAGGATGGAAAGAAGTGGTTGGGAAACACATGGGGAGAAGAACCTGAGAAGAAGGGGTGAGGAGAGGGAGTGGGGAAAGAAGATGGTGGGAAGAAAAGATGTTCGAGCGAAGAACTTGGGGcgagggagtggggaaggaagaaggtggcgagggagtggggaaggaagaaggtggtgagggagtggggaaggaggacTCTGGGGAGAACTTGGGGAGAGGAAGTGGGGGAAAACGATGGTAGGGAAAAGAACTTAAGGAGCTGCAGTAGGGCAGACCAGCAGACCATAGGTCAAAAGGACAGATGGGAGGAGAGGCGGGATCAGGGAGGAGAACCCCAGTTGCTCCACTTTACAGGTCTGGATGTAATGTATGCTGTGGGACAGCTTTCCTTAAAACTCAGCCTGAAACAAAAACTGCCAAGAACTGAGGGTCTgagattttattctttgtagaagCTCATGAGAAATCCTGTAGCTGCTCCATCTAGGAGGGGATGGCAGGCAGATGACTCACCGTAGTTGTCAGGGCCCTATCAGTTCCCTTTGTCCACCATTCCCATGACACAGAGGCCCAGCAGGTGCAGGCACAGCTGGGAAACCTGGAGGTGAGGAGTGAGCCTGCTCTGTTGGGAGCTGGGGGGCCGTTACCTCACCCTTCAGGTTTTCTGCTGCCAACACAACCTTGAGAAGTGGCCCAGGTGGAGCATGGTGGGGTTCTTGGCACATGCAGGAACGTGGAGGGAGGTGTGGCTGATGGCAGGTGGCTTGCAGTCATCTGCTCAAGGCATGATGCTTTTTTGCTGAAATTGAATTTTCATGTGAATCTGCTGCTGAACCCTAATCTAATAGGCTGGGACCTTGTCCATTTGATTTTCTCACACGGCATCTAATTAAGGCTGATATTCACAGGCATGAGGCCAACAGCAAGACCTCAAGCCTGTCTCCACAGTCCTGGTCATTCAGGTATGAAGGAGTTCCAGGGGGAACCTGCTGATTTTTGGTGCCACTGCCAATAATTACACAGAAATATTTGGGCCCCAAAGGCCCCCATCCCCAGTGAAGGGACACTTTGTGATCCCTTCGTCCCAAACATGTGGCCTAGAGGGACACAGGTCACGCCAGGGCTTGTGACTGCTGGCTTGGGTCATGCCGCACTGGTTAGGCATCACGGCAGGGTCACTGAGAAGTTGCAGCCTCAGCTGCCTAACCCAAGAGCAACTTGGGAATTTGTAACAGGTTGAAACAGGTTGTGCTGGTCCATGTGTTTGCAGGTTCCAGAGCTTTCCCTGGTGGCAAAGGACACAGCAGAGTCCAGGGTGCTTGTGTCCACATGAGTTTCGTCTTTACAGCCTGTGGATGGGGATCTGACCCCTTGGTGGGCCCCAGTGACCACCAGTCGCGGCTGCTTAGCTCAACATGCTGCGAGTGTGTTCCCAGACTACAGTGCTGCTCCCGGGGGCAAAGCCCTGAGTGGTGACCTCCCACCTGCCCCTTCAGGGGCTCCTCCTGGTGTGCAAGGGCGATGGTGCTCTCCACAGCCACGAAATCGGTGTCCACTGTAACTGCCTTTTCTCCAGCCACGCCTACCC
This region includes:
- the ZNF7 gene encoding zinc finger protein 7 isoform X4; amino-acid sequence: MGFLGCWCMSFQEVVTFGDVAVHFSREEWQCLDPGQRALYREVMLENHSSVAGLAGFLVFKPELISRLEQGEEPWVLDLQGAEGTEAPRTSKTDSTIRTENEQSCEDMDILKSESYGTVIRISPQDFPQNPGFGDVSDSEVWLDSHLGSRGLRMTGSTFQNNCLNEETVVPKTFIKDAAQGCKELGSSILDCQPPESQRESAEGTSQRCEGCGKGFRATSDIALHWKVNTQKISRCQECQKKLSDCLQGKHPNNCHGEKPYECAECGKVFRLCSQLNQHQRIHTGEKPFKCTECGKSFRLSSKLIQHQRIHTGEKPYRCEECGKAFGQSSSLIHHQRIHTGERPYGCRECGKAFSQQSQLVRHQRTHTGERPYPCKECGKAFSQSSTLAQHQRMHTGEKAQILRASDSPSLVAHQRIHAVEKPFKCDECGKAFRWISRLSQHQLIHTGEKPYKCNKCTKAFGCSSRLIRHQRTHTGEKPFKCDECGKGFVQGSHLIQHQRIHTGEKPYVCNDCGKAFSQSSSLIYHQRIHKGEKPYECLQCGKAFSMSTQLTIHQRVHTGERPYKCNECGKAFSQNSTLFQHQIIHAGVKPYECSECGKAFSRSSYLIEHQRIHTRAQWFYEYGSALEGSTFVSRKKVNTIKKLHQCEDCEKIFRWRSHLIIHQRIHTGEKPYKCNDCGKAFNRSSRLTQHQKIHTG
- the ZNF7 gene encoding zinc finger protein 7 isoform X5; this encodes MEVVTFGDVAVHFSREEWQCLDPGQRALYREVMLENHSSVAGLAGFLVFKPELISRLEQGEEPWVLDLQGAEGTEAPRTSKTDSTIRTENEQSCEDMDILKSESYGTVIRISPQDFPQNPGFGDVSDSEVWLDSHLGSRGLRMTGSTFQNNCLNEETVVPKTFIKDAAQGCKELGSSILDCQPPESQRESAEGTSQRCEGCGKGFRATSDIALHWKVNTQKISRCQECQKKLSDCLQGKHPNNCHGEKPYECAECGKVFRLCSQLNQHQRIHTGEKPFKCTECGKSFRLSSKLIQHQRIHTGEKPYRCEECGKAFGQSSSLIHHQRIHTGERPYGCRECGKAFSQQSQLVRHQRTHTGERPYPCKECGKAFSQSSTLAQHQRMHTGEKAQILRASDSPSLVAHQRIHAVEKPFKCDECGKAFRWISRLSQHQLIHTGEKPYKCNKCTKAFGCSSRLIRHQRTHTGEKPFKCDECGKGFVQGSHLIQHQRIHTGEKPYVCNDCGKAFSQSSSLIYHQRIHKGEKPYECLQCGKAFSMSTQLTIHQRVHTGERPYKCNECGKAFSQNSTLFQHQIIHAGVKPYECSECGKAFSRSSYLIEHQRIHTRAQWFYEYGSALEGSTFVSRKKVNTIKKLHQCEDCEKIFRWRSHLIIHQRIHTGEKPYKCNDCGKAFNRSSRLTQHQKIHTG
- the ZNF7 gene encoding zinc finger protein 7 isoform X6, which encodes MEVVTFGDVAVHFSREEWQCLDPGQRALYREVMLENHSSVAGLGFLVFKPELISRLEQGEEPWVLDLQGAEGTEAPRTSKTDSTIRTENEQSCEDMDILKSESYGTVIRISPQDFPQNPGFGDVSDSEVWLDSHLGSRGLRMTGSTFQNNCLNEETVVPKTFIKDAAQGCKELGSSILDCQPPESQRESAEGTSQRCEGCGKGFRATSDIALHWKVNTQKISRCQECQKKLSDCLQGKHPNNCHGEKPYECAECGKVFRLCSQLNQHQRIHTGEKPFKCTECGKSFRLSSKLIQHQRIHTGEKPYRCEECGKAFGQSSSLIHHQRIHTGERPYGCRECGKAFSQQSQLVRHQRTHTGERPYPCKECGKAFSQSSTLAQHQRMHTGEKAQILRASDSPSLVAHQRIHAVEKPFKCDECGKAFRWISRLSQHQLIHTGEKPYKCNKCTKAFGCSSRLIRHQRTHTGEKPFKCDECGKGFVQGSHLIQHQRIHTGEKPYVCNDCGKAFSQSSSLIYHQRIHKGEKPYECLQCGKAFSMSTQLTIHQRVHTGERPYKCNECGKAFSQNSTLFQHQIIHAGVKPYECSECGKAFSRSSYLIEHQRIHTRAQWFYEYGSALEGSTFVSRKKVNTIKKLHQCEDCEKIFRWRSHLIIHQRIHTGEKPYKCNDCGKAFNRSSRLTQHQKIHTG
- the ZNF7 gene encoding zinc finger protein 7 isoform X2; this encodes MKGAGTQGFLGCWCMSFQEVVTFGDVAVHFSREEWQCLDPGQRALYREVMLENHSSVAGLAGFLVFKPELISRLEQGEEPWVLDLQGAEGTEAPRTSKTDSTIRTENEQSCEDMDILKSESYGTVIRISPQDFPQNPGFGDVSDSEVWLDSHLGSRGLRMTGSTFQNNCLNEETVVPKTFIKDAAQGCKELGSSILDCQPPESQRESAEGTSQRCEGCGKGFRATSDIALHWKVNTQKISRCQECQKKLSDCLQGKHPNNCHGEKPYECAECGKVFRLCSQLNQHQRIHTGEKPFKCTECGKSFRLSSKLIQHQRIHTGEKPYRCEECGKAFGQSSSLIHHQRIHTGERPYGCRECGKAFSQQSQLVRHQRTHTGERPYPCKECGKAFSQSSTLAQHQRMHTGEKAQILRASDSPSLVAHQRIHAVEKPFKCDECGKAFRWISRLSQHQLIHTGEKPYKCNKCTKAFGCSSRLIRHQRTHTGEKPFKCDECGKGFVQGSHLIQHQRIHTGEKPYVCNDCGKAFSQSSSLIYHQRIHKGEKPYECLQCGKAFSMSTQLTIHQRVHTGERPYKCNECGKAFSQNSTLFQHQIIHAGVKPYECSECGKAFSRSSYLIEHQRIHTRAQWFYEYGSALEGSTFVSRKKVNTIKKLHQCEDCEKIFRWRSHLIIHQRIHTGEKPYKCNDCGKAFNRSSRLTQHQKIHTG
- the ZNF7 gene encoding zinc finger protein 7 isoform X3 → MKGAGTQGFLGCWCMSFQEVVTFGDVAVHFSREEWQCLDPGQRALYREVMLENHSSVAGLGFLVFKPELISRLEQGEEPWVLDLQGAEGTEAPRTSKTDSTIRTENEQSCEDMDILKSESYGTVIRISPQDFPQNPGFGDVSDSEVWLDSHLGSRGLRMTGSTFQNNCLNEETVVPKTFIKDAAQGCKELGSSILDCQPPESQRESAEGTSQRCEGCGKGFRATSDIALHWKVNTQKISRCQECQKKLSDCLQGKHPNNCHGEKPYECAECGKVFRLCSQLNQHQRIHTGEKPFKCTECGKSFRLSSKLIQHQRIHTGEKPYRCEECGKAFGQSSSLIHHQRIHTGERPYGCRECGKAFSQQSQLVRHQRTHTGERPYPCKECGKAFSQSSTLAQHQRMHTGEKAQILRASDSPSLVAHQRIHAVEKPFKCDECGKAFRWISRLSQHQLIHTGEKPYKCNKCTKAFGCSSRLIRHQRTHTGEKPFKCDECGKGFVQGSHLIQHQRIHTGEKPYVCNDCGKAFSQSSSLIYHQRIHKGEKPYECLQCGKAFSMSTQLTIHQRVHTGERPYKCNECGKAFSQNSTLFQHQIIHAGVKPYECSECGKAFSRSSYLIEHQRIHTRAQWFYEYGSALEGSTFVSRKKVNTIKKLHQCEDCEKIFRWRSHLIIHQRIHTGEKPYKCNDCGKAFNRSSRLTQHQKIHTG
- the ZNF7 gene encoding zinc finger protein 7 isoform X7 translates to MVVTFGDVAVHFSREEWQCLDPGQRALYREVMLENHSSVAGLAGFLVFKPELISRLEQGEEPWVLDLQGAEGTEAPRTSKTDSTIRTENEQSCEDMDILKSESYGTVIRISPQDFPQNPGFGDVSDSEVWLDSHLGSRGLRMTGSTFQNNCLNEETVVPKTFIKDAAQGCKELGSSILDCQPPESQRESAEGTSQRCEGCGKGFRATSDIALHWKVNTQKISRCQECQKKLSDCLQGKHPNNCHGEKPYECAECGKVFRLCSQLNQHQRIHTGEKPFKCTECGKSFRLSSKLIQHQRIHTGEKPYRCEECGKAFGQSSSLIHHQRIHTGERPYGCRECGKAFSQQSQLVRHQRTHTGERPYPCKECGKAFSQSSTLAQHQRMHTGEKAQILRASDSPSLVAHQRIHAVEKPFKCDECGKAFRWISRLSQHQLIHTGEKPYKCNKCTKAFGCSSRLIRHQRTHTGEKPFKCDECGKGFVQGSHLIQHQRIHTGEKPYVCNDCGKAFSQSSSLIYHQRIHKGEKPYECLQCGKAFSMSTQLTIHQRVHTGERPYKCNECGKAFSQNSTLFQHQIIHAGVKPYECSECGKAFSRSSYLIEHQRIHTRAQWFYEYGSALEGSTFVSRKKVNTIKKLHQCEDCEKIFRWRSHLIIHQRIHTGEKPYKCNDCGKAFNRSSRLTQHQKIHTG
- the ZNF7 gene encoding zinc finger protein 7 isoform X8 yields the protein MDILKSESYGTVIRISPQDFPQNPGFGDVSDSEVWLDSHLGSRGLRMTGSTFQNNCLNEETVVPKTFIKDAAQGCKELGSSILDCQPPESQRESAEGTSQRCEGCGKGFRATSDIALHWKVNTQKISRCQECQKKLSDCLQGKHPNNCHGEKPYECAECGKVFRLCSQLNQHQRIHTGEKPFKCTECGKSFRLSSKLIQHQRIHTGEKPYRCEECGKAFGQSSSLIHHQRIHTGERPYGCRECGKAFSQQSQLVRHQRTHTGERPYPCKECGKAFSQSSTLAQHQRMHTGEKAQILRASDSPSLVAHQRIHAVEKPFKCDECGKAFRWISRLSQHQLIHTGEKPYKCNKCTKAFGCSSRLIRHQRTHTGEKPFKCDECGKGFVQGSHLIQHQRIHTGEKPYVCNDCGKAFSQSSSLIYHQRIHKGEKPYECLQCGKAFSMSTQLTIHQRVHTGERPYKCNECGKAFSQNSTLFQHQIIHAGVKPYECSECGKAFSRSSYLIEHQRIHTRAQWFYEYGSALEGSTFVSRKKVNTIKKLHQCEDCEKIFRWRSHLIIHQRIHTGEKPYKCNDCGKAFNRSSRLTQHQKIHTG
- the ZNF7 gene encoding zinc finger protein 7 isoform X1; translation: MRQCQKGAGTQGFLGCWCMSFQEVVTFGDVAVHFSREEWQCLDPGQRALYREVMLENHSSVAGLAGFLVFKPELISRLEQGEEPWVLDLQGAEGTEAPRTSKTDSTIRTENEQSCEDMDILKSESYGTVIRISPQDFPQNPGFGDVSDSEVWLDSHLGSRGLRMTGSTFQNNCLNEETVVPKTFIKDAAQGCKELGSSILDCQPPESQRESAEGTSQRCEGCGKGFRATSDIALHWKVNTQKISRCQECQKKLSDCLQGKHPNNCHGEKPYECAECGKVFRLCSQLNQHQRIHTGEKPFKCTECGKSFRLSSKLIQHQRIHTGEKPYRCEECGKAFGQSSSLIHHQRIHTGERPYGCRECGKAFSQQSQLVRHQRTHTGERPYPCKECGKAFSQSSTLAQHQRMHTGEKAQILRASDSPSLVAHQRIHAVEKPFKCDECGKAFRWISRLSQHQLIHTGEKPYKCNKCTKAFGCSSRLIRHQRTHTGEKPFKCDECGKGFVQGSHLIQHQRIHTGEKPYVCNDCGKAFSQSSSLIYHQRIHKGEKPYECLQCGKAFSMSTQLTIHQRVHTGERPYKCNECGKAFSQNSTLFQHQIIHAGVKPYECSECGKAFSRSSYLIEHQRIHTRAQWFYEYGSALEGSTFVSRKKVNTIKKLHQCEDCEKIFRWRSHLIIHQRIHTGEKPYKCNDCGKAFNRSSRLTQHQKIHTG